The Sphaerospermopsis torques-reginae ITEP-024 genome has a window encoding:
- the cphA gene encoding cyanophycin synthetase — protein MRILKIQTLRGPNYWSIRRHKLIVMRLDLENLAETPSNQIPGFYEGLVEALPSLEGHYCSPGCRGGFLMRVREGTMMGHIVEHVALELQELAGMHVGFGRTRETATPGVYQVVIEYLNEEAGRYAGRAAVRLCQSIVDRGRYPKAELEQDIQDLKDFWRDASLGPSTEAIVKEAEKRGIPWMPLAARFLIQLGYGVNQKRMQATMTDSTGILGVELACDKEATKRILATNGVPVPRGTVINFLDDLEEAIEYVGGYPIVIKPLDGNHGRGITIDIRNWDDAEAAYQAARQVSRSIIVERYYVGRDHRVLVVDGKVVAVAERVPAHVVGNGRSTIAELIEETNQDPNRGEGHDNVLTKIELDRTSYQLLERQGYTVNSVPPKGQICYLRATANLSTGGIAVDRTDEIHPENVWLAQRVVKIIGLDIAGLDVVTTDISRPLREMDGVIVEVNAAPGFRMHVAPSQGTPRNVAGAVMDMLFPNEKPSRVPILTITGTNGKTTTTRLLAHIYKQTGKVVGYTTTDGTYIGDFLVEAGDNTGPQSAHVILQDPTVEVAVLESARGGILRSGLGFDAANVGVVLNVAADHLGIGDIDTIEQLANLKSVVAEAVFPDGYAVLNADDHRVAAMAEKTKANIAYFTMNPDSELVRKHIQKGGVAAVYENGYLSIVKGDWTHRIERAENIPLTMGGKAPFMIANALAASLAAFVQNVSIEQIRAGLRTFRASVSQTPGRMNLFNLGKYHALVDYAHNPASYEAVGSFVRNWTSGQRIGVVGGPGDRRDEDFVTLGKLAADIFDYIIVKEDDDTRGRSRGSAADLIIRGINQAKPNCRYESILDETQAINKGLDMAPDGSLVVILPESVSRAIRLIKVRGVQEEIQPQSANTTINDSQNGVAPSSVVNTLL, from the coding sequence ATGAGAATCCTCAAGATCCAGACCTTACGCGGCCCAAACTATTGGAGCATTCGACGCCATAAACTAATCGTCATGCGCCTCGATTTGGAAAACCTTGCCGAAACACCCTCAAATCAAATTCCAGGCTTTTATGAAGGATTAGTTGAAGCCTTGCCAAGTCTGGAAGGTCACTATTGTTCACCGGGCTGTCGTGGTGGTTTTCTGATGCGTGTACGAGAAGGCACCATGATGGGTCATATCGTAGAACACGTAGCTTTAGAACTCCAGGAACTAGCTGGAATGCACGTGGGTTTTGGCCGCACCCGTGAAACTGCCACTCCTGGAGTTTATCAGGTTGTAATTGAGTACCTGAATGAAGAAGCGGGACGTTATGCCGGACGTGCAGCAGTGCGGCTTTGTCAAAGCATTGTTGATCGGGGTCGTTATCCTAAAGCCGAGTTAGAGCAGGATATTCAAGATCTCAAAGACTTTTGGCGTGATGCTTCCCTTGGTCCTTCCACTGAAGCAATAGTCAAAGAAGCAGAAAAAAGAGGTATTCCTTGGATGCCTTTAGCCGCCCGGTTTCTGATTCAACTAGGTTATGGAGTGAATCAAAAACGGATGCAGGCCACAATGACCGATAGCACAGGCATTCTCGGTGTAGAATTAGCTTGTGATAAAGAAGCCACTAAACGCATCCTCGCTACTAATGGTGTACCAGTACCCAGAGGTACGGTGATCAACTTCTTGGATGATTTGGAAGAAGCTATTGAATATGTTGGTGGTTATCCGATTGTCATCAAACCCTTAGATGGTAATCATGGGCGCGGTATTACCATTGACATTAGAAACTGGGATGATGCTGAAGCAGCATATCAAGCAGCTAGGCAGGTTTCCCGTTCTATTATTGTGGAACGGTATTATGTCGGGCGCGACCATAGAGTATTGGTGGTAGATGGCAAGGTTGTGGCTGTAGCGGAACGAGTTCCCGCCCATGTAGTTGGTAATGGTAGATCAACCATTGCTGAACTGATTGAAGAAACCAACCAAGACCCCAATCGCGGTGAAGGTCATGATAACGTGCTGACTAAAATTGAGCTAGATCGCACTAGCTACCAACTATTAGAACGGCAAGGTTACACCGTTAATAGTGTACCTCCCAAGGGGCAAATTTGTTATCTACGGGCAACGGCTAACCTGAGTACAGGTGGTATTGCTGTAGACCGCACCGACGAAATTCATCCAGAAAATGTCTGGTTAGCACAACGGGTAGTGAAAATTATCGGTTTGGATATTGCCGGTTTGGATGTGGTGACTACCGATATTAGCCGTCCTTTGAGAGAGATGGATGGTGTGATCGTGGAAGTTAATGCCGCCCCTGGTTTTCGGATGCACGTCGCCCCTAGTCAGGGTACTCCCCGCAATGTGGCTGGTGCGGTGATGGATATGCTGTTCCCCAACGAAAAACCTAGCCGTGTTCCTATCCTCACGATTACAGGTACTAATGGTAAAACTACTACAACTCGTCTGTTAGCTCATATTTATAAGCAAACAGGTAAAGTTGTGGGTTATACCACTACCGATGGTACTTATATCGGTGATTTTTTGGTGGAAGCTGGAGATAACACTGGTCCCCAAAGCGCCCACGTGATCCTGCAAGATCCGACTGTAGAGGTGGCTGTATTAGAATCTGCCCGTGGAGGTATTCTCCGTTCTGGTTTGGGTTTTGATGCGGCTAATGTGGGTGTGGTGTTAAATGTGGCTGCTGACCATTTAGGGATCGGTGATATTGATACCATTGAACAGTTAGCAAATCTGAAAAGTGTGGTTGCGGAAGCTGTATTTCCTGATGGTTATGCAGTTCTCAACGCTGATGATCATCGTGTTGCAGCGATGGCAGAAAAAACAAAAGCTAATATTGCCTACTTCACTATGAATCCTGACTCGGAACTGGTGCGTAAGCATATCCAGAAGGGAGGAGTAGCCGCAGTATATGAAAATGGTTATCTGTCAATTGTTAAAGGCGATTGGACACATCGGATAGAAAGAGCAGAAAATATACCCTTAACAATGGGCGGAAAAGCGCCATTTATGATTGCCAATGCTTTAGCAGCAAGTTTGGCGGCTTTTGTACAGAATGTGAGTATTGAACAAATTCGTGCTGGGTTAAGGACTTTCCGCGCTTCAGTGAGTCAGACACCAGGACGGATGAATTTGTTTAATTTGGGTAAATACCATGCTTTGGTAGATTATGCCCATAACCCTGCTAGTTATGAAGCTGTGGGATCTTTTGTTCGTAACTGGACAAGTGGACAGCGCATAGGTGTAGTCGGGGGACCTGGCGATCGCCGGGATGAAGATTTTGTCACTCTGGGTAAATTAGCAGCTGATATTTTTGACTACATCATTGTTAAGGAAGATGATGACACTAGAGGCAGATCACGGGGATCAGCCGCAGATTTGATTATTAGAGGCATTAACCAGGCTAAACCTAATTGCCGTTATGAATCAATTCTGGATGAAACTCAAGCCATTAATAAAGGTTTGGATATGGCTCCTGATGGTAGTCTAGTGGTAATTTTACCGGAAAGTGTGAGTCGCGCTATTCGGTTAATTAAGGTGCGGGGTGTACAGGAAGAAATTCAGCCACAAAGTGCAAATACTACGATTAATGATTCCCAAAATGGGGTAGCACCTTCTTCCGTGGTTAATACCCTACTCTAA
- a CDS encoding helix-turn-helix domain-containing protein, producing MEKLTTLPPDINIHWNAISPLLTIRNEEEYEQAITRLNDLIDEIGTNEQHPLYHLLDTLGTIIEAYETEHHPLPNCHGNDVLAYLMEEHKLSLSDLSEIGSPEMIQAILNKEKPLTFNQIQQLAERFHVNIQVFLN from the coding sequence ATGGAAAAACTAACCACCCTTCCCCCGGATATTAATATTCATTGGAATGCTATTTCTCCTTTACTAACAATTCGTAATGAAGAAGAATATGAACAAGCAATTACAAGATTAAATGATTTAATTGATGAAATCGGTACTAATGAACAACATCCTCTTTATCATTTATTAGATACATTAGGAACAATAATAGAGGCTTATGAAACAGAACATCATCCTCTTCCTAATTGTCATGGAAATGATGTATTAGCTTATTTAATGGAAGAACACAAACTGAGTTTATCAGATTTATCTGAAATTGGTTCACCTGAAATGATACAAGCTATTTTAAACAAAGAAAAACCATTAACATTTAATCAAATTCAACAATTAGCAGAACGTTTTCATGTAAACATTCAAGTATTTCTGAATTAG
- a CDS encoding type II toxin-antitoxin system HigB family toxin, translating into MHIISRKILRQFWEKYPDSETALSRWLKLINSSTFENFDELRSVFPSADVVGDLIVFNIGGNKYRLITAIHFNRQKVYIRYILTHSEYDKNLWKN; encoded by the coding sequence ATGCACATTATTTCTCGTAAAATCCTGCGTCAATTTTGGGAAAAATATCCTGATAGTGAAACTGCGCTAAGTCGTTGGTTAAAACTTATCAATTCCAGCACTTTTGAAAATTTTGATGAATTACGTTCTGTTTTTCCTAGTGCTGATGTTGTAGGTGATTTAATAGTGTTTAATATTGGTGGTAATAAATATCGCTTGATTACTGCTATTCACTTTAATCGCCAAAAAGTTTACATTCGTTATATTTTAACTCATTCAGAATACGACAAAAATCTATGGAAAAACTAA
- a CDS encoding dynamin family protein — MSSQQFQSAHSSIYKLGTRLVEYIDEIRQSRLKEGDDTKSLESVENNIKKALTALQQQKYQVAVIAAMKAGKSTFLNAIIGADVLASETAACTICRTDVRHIPANQVPRLLEYQAGVRKPIVIAEGDEGEIQHKFLLRTRKIRETGNPDNTIRFEIEHHIEAISGLSSLDGFTLVDTPGPNEWESANFNTVALKQTALEALRTCNAILFILNYESYKDSAVSDLFKEVLENRREILQQEKGKIYFILNKVDQRTEKDKEIPDVIQDLKRELSN; from the coding sequence ATGTCTTCACAACAATTCCAATCAGCACACAGCAGTATTTACAAACTCGGTACAAGACTTGTAGAATATATTGATGAAATTCGCCAAAGTCGTCTTAAAGAAGGTGATGATACCAAAAGTTTAGAAAGTGTAGAAAATAACATCAAAAAAGCATTAACCGCCCTACAGCAACAAAAATATCAAGTAGCAGTTATTGCAGCTATGAAAGCTGGTAAAAGTACCTTTCTTAACGCTATTATTGGTGCAGATGTTTTAGCTAGTGAAACCGCAGCTTGTACTATTTGTCGTACTGATGTCCGTCACATTCCCGCTAATCAAGTTCCCAGACTGTTAGAATACCAAGCAGGAGTCAGAAAACCCATTGTGATAGCTGAAGGGGATGAAGGAGAAATTCAACACAAATTTTTATTGAGAACTCGTAAAATTAGAGAAACTGGAAATCCTGATAATACCATCCGGTTTGAAATAGAACATCATATAGAAGCAATTAGCGGACTTTCTTCCCTTGATGGTTTTACCTTAGTGGATACACCTGGACCCAATGAATGGGAATCAGCCAATTTTAACACAGTCGCATTAAAACAAACAGCATTAGAAGCATTAAGAACTTGTAACGCTATTTTATTTATTTTAAATTACGAATCTTACAAAGATAGTGCTGTTTCTGACTTATTTAAAGAAGTATTAGAAAATCGCCGAGAAATTTTACAACAGGAAAAAGGTAAGATTTATTTTATTCTCAATAAAGTTGATCAGAGAACTGAAAAAGATAAAGAAATTCCAGATGTAATTCAAGATTTAAAACGGGAATTATCTAATTAA
- the tatA gene encoding twin-arginine translocase TatA/TatE family subunit, with product MFGLGWPEIVIIAIVAILIFGPKKIPELGGALGKSLRNFQEGIKKTDEDDNSEQS from the coding sequence ATGTTTGGATTAGGATGGCCAGAAATAGTGATAATTGCTATTGTAGCAATTTTGATTTTTGGACCAAAGAAAATTCCTGAGTTGGGGGGAGCTTTGGGAAAGAGTTTGAGAAATTTCCAAGAGGGAATTAAAAAGACTGATGAAGATGATAATTCAGAACAATCATAA
- a CDS encoding serine/threonine protein kinase produces the protein MGDILANRYEVQQQLGKKSGRRTFLAGDRVTDNLVIVKLLAFGSDFEWDDLKLFEREAQTLKSLSHPSIPHYLDYFEVKESNYQGFALVQTYIPAQTLEQYLQTGRKFPENEIKEIGKAVLEILIYLHELHPPVIHRDIKPSNILLGERSGNSVGKVYLVDFGSVQTVLAAETGTRTIVGTYGYMPQEQFGGRTVPASDLYSLGATLIYLITGTQPADLPQKNFRIQFEQVANLSPSLTNWLKKMIEPDLAKRFTSAKEALTALEQRENTVNITALTVGKPAGSKIQLIKNDEFLEIIIPPAGFQASMLFLSLFAISWNSFILFWTIGALSAPFPINLPFALFSLPFWGAGLSMIYSILYGLFGNMSLSLDSQKISVIYKLWRVKIRPTRSAPRDSITKLVYIPKHLTKNSDGEKTQVPATLEIWAGVQKFSLAVNAGLIKSEAELEWLAHELSNWLNMAIRTE, from the coding sequence ATGGGCGATATCTTAGCCAATCGCTATGAAGTTCAACAACAGTTAGGCAAAAAGTCAGGCCGCAGAACTTTTTTAGCTGGTGACAGAGTTACTGATAACCTAGTAATAGTCAAATTACTGGCTTTTGGTAGTGACTTTGAGTGGGATGATCTCAAACTGTTTGAGAGAGAAGCCCAAACCTTAAAATCATTATCTCATCCATCCATACCTCACTATCTTGACTATTTTGAGGTAAAAGAATCCAATTATCAAGGATTTGCTCTAGTACAAACTTACATCCCAGCCCAAACCCTAGAACAATATTTACAAACTGGAAGAAAGTTTCCAGAAAATGAAATTAAAGAAATCGGGAAAGCAGTTTTAGAGATTTTAATTTATCTCCATGAGTTGCACCCACCAGTTATCCACCGTGATATTAAGCCTAGCAATATTTTATTAGGAGAAAGATCCGGTAATAGTGTGGGAAAAGTTTATTTAGTAGATTTTGGTTCTGTGCAAACCGTTTTAGCAGCAGAAACAGGCACTAGAACTATTGTAGGGACCTATGGTTATATGCCACAAGAACAATTTGGAGGCAGAACTGTTCCCGCTTCTGATCTTTATAGTTTAGGTGCAACTTTAATTTATTTAATCACAGGTACTCAACCGGCAGATTTACCACAAAAGAATTTTCGCATACAATTTGAGCAAGTTGCAAATCTGAGTCCCAGCTTAACTAACTGGTTAAAAAAAATGATAGAACCAGATTTAGCAAAGCGGTTTACATCTGCAAAAGAAGCACTGACAGCTTTAGAACAGCGAGAAAATACTGTTAATATTACAGCTTTAACTGTTGGTAAACCAGCAGGTAGTAAAATTCAATTGATTAAAAATGATGAATTTTTAGAAATTATTATTCCCCCCGCTGGTTTTCAAGCGTCGATGCTGTTCCTGAGTTTATTTGCTATTTCTTGGAATTCCTTTATTTTATTTTGGACTATTGGCGCTCTTTCTGCACCTTTTCCTATAAACTTACCTTTTGCCTTGTTCTCACTGCCTTTTTGGGGTGCGGGTTTGTCTATGATTTATAGCATATTATATGGATTATTTGGTAATATGAGCCTGTCTCTAGATAGTCAGAAAATTTCTGTAATTTATAAGTTATGGAGAGTGAAAATCCGTCCTACTCGTTCAGCACCTAGAGACAGCATCACTAAATTGGTTTATATTCCTAAACACTTGACTAAAAACTCAGATGGTGAAAAAACTCAAGTACCAGCAACATTAGAAATTTGGGCAGGTGTACAAAAATTTTCATTGGCTGTTAATGCTGGTTTAATTAAATCAGAAGCAGAATTGGAATGGTTAGCTCATGAATTAAGTAACTGGTTAAATATGGCAATTAGGACAGAATAA
- a CDS encoding RNA recognition motif domain-containing protein: MSVYVGNLSYEVTQDALTQVFAEYGSVKRVQIPTDRETGRVRGFAFVEMSSDAEETAAIEALDGAEWMGRDLKVNKAKPKEDRGGYGGGGRGGYGGGGGRNRY, translated from the coding sequence ATGTCAGTTTATGTAGGCAATCTTTCTTATGAAGTTACACAGGATGCTTTGACACAAGTTTTTGCAGAATATGGTTCTGTAAAACGAGTTCAAATTCCTACTGACAGGGAGACAGGCCGTGTACGTGGTTTTGCTTTCGTAGAAATGAGTTCAGACGCTGAAGAAACAGCAGCTATTGAAGCTCTTGATGGTGCTGAATGGATGGGTCGTGATTTAAAAGTTAACAAGGCTAAACCCAAAGAAGACCGTGGCGGTTACGGTGGTGGTGGACGCGGTGGATACGGTGGTGGTGGCGGTCGCAATCGCTACTAA
- a CDS encoding phycobiliprotein lyase — MTSLLKIAQTADEQQIAEFFQASVGEWRSERRYYTLPQGETKEMVSIITIHFLQQGDDELQKLAQLHDLQDLASLTCGAKVTWESTNLHNAKKEASGVTVFGAWGNILYRDRGFATTKPVTAQYYFPSRKTLCLRTEYNNSVFEEEIKLIGDKYRTRQSIVSRAGEQLMIGQYLEKRV, encoded by the coding sequence GTGACATCACTGCTGAAAATTGCCCAAACTGCTGATGAACAGCAAATTGCTGAGTTTTTCCAAGCTTCTGTAGGTGAATGGCGCTCTGAAAGACGCTATTACACCCTACCCCAAGGAGAAACCAAGGAGATGGTAAGTATTATTACCATTCATTTTTTGCAACAAGGGGATGATGAATTGCAAAAGCTGGCTCAGTTACATGATTTGCAGGATTTAGCAAGCTTAACTTGTGGTGCAAAAGTTACTTGGGAAAGTACAAACTTACACAACGCTAAAAAAGAAGCCAGTGGTGTTACCGTGTTTGGTGCTTGGGGAAATATTTTGTATCGCGATCGCGGTTTTGCAACTACTAAACCAGTCACAGCACAATATTATTTCCCCAGTCGGAAAACTCTGTGTTTGCGAACTGAGTACAATAATTCCGTATTTGAGGAAGAAATTAAACTCATTGGTGATAAATATCGCACCAGACAAAGTATAGTTTCCCGTGCTGGTGAGCAGTTGATGATTGGGCAATACTTGGAAAAGCGAGTTTAA
- a CDS encoding efflux RND transporter periplasmic adaptor subunit: MVLDANKSQKQVKTSTPIVVSPVMKKLMNKHNLFIFCMLLLGLLTASCGSLPKESAEAQSKRPGGGERRNRETSVDVAIARTQELRPPADYIGNTTPYRTVSVRSQVEGRLISLNMDVGDTVKQGQIIGQLDDVLLLTALQQAEAELATSQSEVAREMTQVSNAQAEVEKAKLELIQAQSDSQRQQQLFKEGAISEQAAQQARTKAQTTQKALQATIERVRTEKQAVAAAQGRVFAQQAVVKAAKERRSYSRLISPITGVVTEKVTEPGNLLQPGSEVLKIADLSRIKVVVQVSELELAKIQVGQSVQVRLDAFPDQNIIGRVARISPSADPTARLVPIEVVIPNSGGKIGSGLLTRVNFTTQTPQRVVVSQTAINSKDKETSAENNNGTIFVVQETDGKTKVKEKSVTLGKKVDGNVEILSGLQPGESYVVRSSKPLKDGEVVKLSILSEKDLNKPQRNNL; this comes from the coding sequence ATGGTTTTGGACGCAAATAAGTCACAAAAACAGGTGAAAACATCAACTCCTATAGTTGTCAGCCCAGTGATGAAAAAGCTGATGAATAAGCATAATTTATTCATATTCTGTATGCTGTTACTGGGATTACTAACAGCCAGTTGTGGTTCATTACCAAAAGAATCAGCCGAAGCCCAATCAAAGCGGCCTGGTGGTGGAGAAAGAAGAAATAGAGAAACATCTGTAGATGTAGCGATCGCCCGCACACAAGAATTACGCCCCCCAGCGGATTATATTGGGAACACCACTCCATATAGGACAGTATCCGTGCGATCGCAAGTAGAAGGAAGACTAATATCCTTAAATATGGATGTTGGTGATACAGTCAAACAAGGGCAAATCATCGGCCAGTTAGATGATGTTCTATTGCTCACAGCATTACAGCAAGCAGAAGCAGAACTAGCAACCAGCCAATCAGAAGTAGCTAGGGAAATGACCCAAGTAAGTAACGCTCAAGCGGAAGTAGAAAAAGCAAAGTTAGAACTCATCCAAGCCCAATCAGACTCCCAAAGACAGCAACAATTATTCAAAGAAGGAGCAATTTCCGAACAAGCAGCCCAACAAGCTCGCACCAAAGCCCAAACAACCCAAAAAGCCCTACAAGCGACTATTGAAAGAGTCCGTACAGAAAAACAAGCCGTAGCAGCCGCCCAAGGTAGAGTATTTGCCCAACAAGCAGTAGTCAAAGCCGCCAAAGAACGCCGTTCCTACTCTCGTTTAATCTCCCCCATCACCGGCGTAGTTACAGAAAAAGTCACAGAACCCGGTAATCTCCTACAACCAGGAAGCGAAGTCTTAAAAATTGCTGACTTGAGTCGAATTAAAGTAGTAGTTCAAGTTTCTGAATTAGAACTAGCAAAAATTCAAGTAGGACAATCTGTACAAGTGCGTTTAGATGCCTTCCCCGATCAAAACATCATTGGTAGAGTAGCGCGTATTTCTCCATCTGCTGATCCTACAGCCCGTTTAGTACCCATAGAAGTAGTCATTCCCAACAGTGGCGGGAAAATAGGTAGCGGACTACTAACAAGAGTGAATTTTACAACCCAGACACCACAGCGAGTAGTAGTATCACAAACAGCAATTAATAGCAAAGACAAAGAAACATCAGCAGAAAATAACAACGGCACAATTTTTGTTGTACAAGAAACTGACGGTAAAACCAAGGTAAAAGAAAAATCGGTAACATTGGGTAAAAAAGTTGATGGTAACGTCGAAATTCTTTCAGGGTTACAACCAGGAGAAAGTTATGTTGTTCGCAGTAGTAAGCCATTAAAAGATGGTGAAGTTGTCAAATTATCAATTTTGTCAGAAAAAGATTTAAACAAACCTCAAAGAAATAACTTGTAA